A stretch of DNA from Cupriavidus taiwanensis:
TCGACATGACGCCGCGCATGGTCACCGACCCGGGCTGGGCGCATGGACTGCACGGCCATTACGACCTGGCCCAGGCCCGGCAGATGGCGGAGCGCGTCCGCGCCGACTGGCCCCGGCTGGCGCCGTCGGTGGCATCAGGCTTGTGGGCGGCAGGCCGGCGCCCGCCGGCAGCCGCGACGCAGCGCATCGCGCACATGGCGCAGCAGTGCGATGCCGCGACGCTGGCCAGCTTGTGGGAAGACATGGCGCGGCAGGATTTCCGCGCCACGCTGCGCGCGGCGCGCCTGCCGCTGTTTCATTTGTATGGAGAAGCCAGCCGGCTCTATGCGCCGGCGGTGGGCATTGCCACGCGGGCCTTGCACCCGGCGGCAGGGTTCAGCGTGGTCGCCGGCGCCGGTCACAGCCCGCATATGGAGCAGGCACAGGCCTTCAATGCCGCGCTGCTGGCCCTGATCCGGGAGGCCGGTCAGGCCAGCACGCGATAGCTCCAGAGCCCCAGCGCGGTCAGCAGCAATGAGCCGCCGAGATGCAGCAGCAAGTGCATCGCCGCCCAGCCGTAGTCCCCGGCGATCAGGTTCGCCACGACCTCGCTCGAGAACGTCGAGAACGTGGTCAGCCCGCCGAGGAAGCCGGTGATGGCCAGCAGGCGCCATTCCGGCGGCAGTCCGGCATGGGTATCGAAGAAGCCAACCGCCAGCCCCATCAGGTAGCCACCCAGCAGGTTGGCCGCGAGCGTGCCGTACGGCATCGCCGGATTGATGGCATTCCACAGCACCGAAAAGCCCCAGCGCAGCCATGCCCCCGCCGCGGCGCCGACACCGACGGCGACAAACCCCAACGGCCCCATCAGGGCTGGTCCTCGCCGCTGGCGTTGATCGACTCAATGCCCCAGCGCTTCAGCGCGTCTTCATCGGTCACCCGTGCATCGACCCAGCGCGCGCCCTCCGGGGTTTCCTCCTTCTTCCAGAACGGTGCTTCGGACTTGAGGTAGTCCATGATGAATTCACACGCGGCAAAGGCATTGCCGCGATGCTTCGAAGCCACCGCGACCAGCACGATCTGGTCCAGCGGAAGCAGCGGGCCGACGCGGTGGATGATGGTGACGCCCAGCAGCTCCCAGCGCGCGCACGCCGCCGCCTCGATCTGCGCCAGCGCCTTCTCGGTCATGCCCGGGTAATGCTCCAGCTCCATCGCGCTGACGGCGCTGCCCTCGCTGACGTCGCGCACGGTGCCGATAAAGCTGGCCACGGCGCCGACCTCCGGGTTATCGGCGCGCAGTGCCGCGACCTCGGCGCCCAGGTCAAAATCCTCGCGCTGCACCCTGACGCTCATCTCAGCCTCCGGTTACGGGCGGGAAAAACGCGACTTCGCAGCCGTCGGCAAGCGCGGTCTCGGCGCGGGCCACGGCGTGGTCGACGGCCATGCGCAGCGCGCGGCCCTCGGCCAGGGTCTCGGCCCAGGCGCCGCCGCGCTGGCGCAGCCACTGGCGCAGCGCGCCGACGGTGCGCACCTCGGGCGGCACCTCGGCGCGCTCGGCGGACACGCCGAGCTGCTCGCGCACGCTGGCAAAGAATCGGAGTTCGATGATCATCGCTGCCTTCTGCCTCGGGTCATGCCGGCCGCTACGCGAGCAGGCCGTCAAACGGAATGAACTGCACGGTGTCGCCGCGCGCGATCGCCTGGTTGGGCGGATTGTCGATCAGGCCATCGCCCCAGACAGTGGAAGTCAGCACGCCCGAGCCCTGGTTGGGGAACAGGTCCAGTCCGCCTTCGGCGTTGAGGCGTGCGCGCAGGAACTCGTTGCGGCGGTCGCCCTTGTTCAGCTCGAAATCCGCGCGCAGCGGCAGGCGCCGCGGCGTTACGTCGGCCACGCCCTGCAGGCGCAGGATGAACGGGCGCACGAACAGCAGGAAGGTGACGAAGCTGGAGACGGGATTGCCCGGCAGCCCGAGGAAAAACGCCGGCTCGCTGCCGCTGCCGACCTGCCCGAACGCGAGCGGCTTGCCCGGCTTGATTGCG
This window harbors:
- a CDS encoding alpha/beta fold hydrolase; translated protein: MDAFDPVPASPAAPPYALHPARGALPGWREAGQGRPLLLLHGWSVNGAAFDGQRALALAGFRVIAPDHAGHGLSRQRAGATVAALARDVAALVGHLGLGDVVVAGWSMGAMVAWALLRDQPQLPLAAVGSIDMTPRMVTDPGWAHGLHGHYDLAQARQMAERVRADWPRLAPSVASGLWAAGRRPPAAATQRIAHMAQQCDAATLASLWEDMARQDFRATLRAARLPLFHLYGEASRLYAPAVGIATRALHPAAGFSVVAGAGHSPHMEQAQAFNAALLALIREAGQASTR
- the crcB gene encoding fluoride efflux transporter CrcB; amino-acid sequence: MGPLGFVAVGVGAAAGAWLRWGFSVLWNAINPAMPYGTLAANLLGGYLMGLAVGFFDTHAGLPPEWRLLAITGFLGGLTTFSTFSSEVVANLIAGDYGWAAMHLLLHLGGSLLLTALGLWSYRVLA
- the moaE gene encoding molybdopterin synthase catalytic subunit MoaE yields the protein MSVRVQREDFDLGAEVAALRADNPEVGAVASFIGTVRDVSEGSAVSAMELEHYPGMTEKALAQIEAAACARWELLGVTIIHRVGPLLPLDQIVLVAVASKHRGNAFAACEFIMDYLKSEAPFWKKEETPEGARWVDARVTDEDALKRWGIESINASGEDQP
- the moaD gene encoding molybdopterin converting factor subunit 1, producing the protein MIIELRFFASVREQLGVSAERAEVPPEVRTVGALRQWLRQRGGAWAETLAEGRALRMAVDHAVARAETALADGCEVAFFPPVTGG